One window of Athalia rosae chromosome 2, iyAthRosa1.1, whole genome shotgun sequence genomic DNA carries:
- the LOC105687353 gene encoding mitochondrial pyruvate carrier 1-like — translation MRNRLSKLPILTKENRDYFLSTHFWGPVFNWAIPISAIIDRKKDPKIISGKMTLALFLYSMVFMRFAVKVKPRNTLLFACHFVNAGAQLTQGYRFIQYHYELGSFATPENAENPEVAATAEAVKS, via the exons ATGAGGAACCGCCTGTCAAAGCTGCCAATTCTAACTAAGGAAAATCGTGACTATTTCCTCAG CACTCATTTCTGGGGCCCGGTATTCAATTGGGCGATACCGATTTCCGCTataatcgatagaaaaaaagatccgaAAATAATCAGCGGTAAAATGACGTTAg CTTTGTTCCTCTACTCGATGGTGTTCATGAGGTTCGCCGTAAAAGTGAAACCCCGTAACACGTTGTTGTTCGCTTGTCATTTCGTAAATGCCGGTGCTCAGCTGACGCAGGGTTACCGTTTTATACAGTACCACTACGAACTTGGAAGCTTTGCGACACCCGAAAACGCGGAGAACCCGGAGGTCGCCGCCACGGCGGAGGCTgtaaagagttga